From one Lolium rigidum isolate FL_2022 chromosome 4, APGP_CSIRO_Lrig_0.1, whole genome shotgun sequence genomic stretch:
- the LOC124708209 gene encoding uncharacterized protein LOC124708209 translates to MRGSMVGRRRSAGELQQLQMADEAAASSMQAAAALASLHLPQPGPTATDPQDRRYFGRGAHIKRKAKRKWGKVDSVGLPPRHLGHRQSIRRKGVGSMNEALQGEVGIRSRFSALRIRQIMRGLTPRQQEYVAKYGFEHFNRIGKFTVHEPLAEWIMGKINPPFSEFRINADKTIVFTKSLVQKILGVPSGGRPIVLHGEKTDKIEELRALYLNNGLRASIPHAVSLLKNNEDEESFMRTFFLIALAAVLTPTTGNTIDLDYLWPLEDMSKVQDLDWAGHITEHLMDDVQKFQFKSREEKKTNFWVGGCLPLLMIAYMDHLDLPRGRIVDREINYSVPRICHVSKHDFQFIAIADLHRQHYKFATFGILPFRKRTPYTDNPKTETEVAEDDLHIFSNSKDQVLPGQCDLKVDEEKIDELAQEIQPEILRFTEASIHHSPFGRTDVCSNQGTKKSSSCGRGSSSQNTTKAALTPSSSEKSEEDNAREYKSFESDDHPTPPEADYGVIFRSCLSGAQMEKVNPLIQKIQPEAIVFVATMRNCDVQLPSPLLIISKERALATAAHFPDENGTVTLQVLGKSEKWRPRFFIEKGTCMLAGNWLDFVCDNQVQVGDICIFVPAKGGESSAFMVHIIRAEVTHPRAVKRVRSSHDSSVDGEE, encoded by the exons ATGCGGGGGTCGATGGTAGGACGGCGGCGATCTGCAGGCGAGCTGCAGCAGCTCCAAATggcggacgaggcggcggcgagctcgatgcaagcggcggcggcgctggcctcCCTCCATCTCCCGCAACCAGGACCGACAG CAACTGACCCCCAAGATCGGAGGTATTTCGGGAGAGGGGCACACATAAAGCGCAAGGCGAAGCGAAAGTGGGGCAAAGTGGACTCTGTCGGGCTACCTCCCAGGCATCTTGGTCATCGCCAGTCAATCCGCAG GAAAGGAGTTGGGTCCATGAATGAAGCATTACAGGGTGAAGTGGGCATCAGGAGCCGTTTCAGTGCATTACGTATTCGGCAGATTATGCGGGGTCTTACACCCCGGCAGCAGGAATATGTTGCAAAGTATGGATTTGAGCATTTCAACCGTATTGGCAAGTTCACTGTCCACGAGCCGCTGGCTGAGTGGATAATGGGGAAAATAAACCCTCCATTCTCTGAGTTCAGAATTAACGCGGACAAGACAATAGTTTTCACCAAGTCCCTTGTTCAGAAAATTTTGGGTGTACCGTCAGGGGGAAGACCCATTGTGCTGCACGGAGAGAAGACGGACAAAATCGAGGAACTACGAGCTCTGTACTTAAATAACGGACTAAGGGCATCCATCCCCCATGCTGTTAGTTTGCTGAAGAACAACGAGGACGAGGAGTCCTTCATGAGGACATTTTTTCTTATTGCACTTGCAGCAGTGCTCACCCCCACCACTGGAAATACAATAGATCTTGACTACCTGTGGCCCCTTGAAGATATGTCAAAGGTTCAGGACCTCGATTGGGCTGGCCATATCACGGAGCATCTGATGGACGACGTCCAGAAATTTCAGTTCAAGTCCAGGGAGGAAAAAAAGACCAACTTCTGGGTTGGCGGGTGCTTGCCTTTGCTCATG ATTGCTTACATGGACCACCTGGATCTTCCTAGAGGGCGAATTGTAGACCGTGAAATTAACTACTCAGTGCCTAGGATCTGCCATGTTTCTAAGCATGATTTCCAATTTATCGCGATTGCTGACCTGCATCGTCAACATTACAAGTTTGCCACATTTGGAATACTTCCT TTCCGTAAAAGAACACCGTACACTGATAATCCAAAAACCGAGACAGAAGTAGCAGAAGATGATCTTCATATTTTCTCCAACTCAAAGGATCAAGTCTTACCAGGGCAATGTGATCTTAAAGTAGATGAGGAAAAAATAGATGAACTTGCACAGGAAATCCAACCTGAAATCCTTCGGTTTACAGAAGCAAGCATCCATCATTCCCCTTTTGGAAGAACTGATGTTTGCTCAAATCAAG GAACTAAAAAATCCTCTAGCTGTGGAAGGGGCAGTTCTAGCCAGAATACTACAAAGGCGGCTCTGACACCCTCTTCATCTGAGAAATCAG AAGAAGACAATGCTCGAGAATACAAATCTTTTGAGTCGGATGATCATCCAACACCTCCAGAAGCTGATTATGGGGTAATATTTAGGAGCTGTCTATCTGGAGCACAGATGGAGAAAGTAAACCCTCTTATCCAGAAGATTCAACCAGAAGCTATTGTATTCGTAGCTACCATGAGGAACTGCGATGTTCAACTACCTAGTCCTCTTCTG ATCATTTCGAAGGAACGCGCCTTAGCCACAGCTGCACactttccggatgaaaatgggACTGTCACACTTCAGGTGCTGGGCAAGAGTGAGAAGTGGCGGCCGAGATTCTTCATAGAAAAAGGCACGTGCATGCTTGCAGGCAACTGGTTGGACTTCGTGTGTGACAACCAAGTGCAGGTGGGCGACATCTGCATCTTTGTACCGGCAAAGGGCGGGGAAAGTTCCGCATTCATGGTCCATATAATTCGTGCTGAAGTTACTCATCCTAGGGCTGTTAAAAGGGTTCGCTCAAGCCATGATTCTTCGGTTGATGGGGAGGAATGA